TAGTTGCATCAGCCCTTGGGCGCCAACGTGTGATCTGGCGCGCACGTTACCGCCGGATTCCTGCAGGATGACCGCGCAGATCAGCTCGCGAGGCACGCCATATTTCTTGGCGCATTCATTTATAATAGGCGCCTGTTTGGCCAGCCTATTCGCCTGATTGGTGGTTATTTCCTTTGCCCGAACGCGTGCCATGTTTGAATGAATGTTCGGTTGGTGAGGAGCCTGCTTTGGCCTGTACGAGACCTTTCTTGGGCCCGCTAAAGGGGCGGGTGGCACGGCGTGGCCGGTGGCGTTCATCGCTTCTTTGAAATCGGTGCCGCGCTTACCCTTGGCGGAGCTATCCGCATTCTTTAATCGAAGCTTATTTGATAGTTCTGGACGTACACGCATAAGTCGCCACCTACATATATTATCGGCTGGGGACCACCCCAAAGTTGCGTACCCAGTATAAAATAAAATTCCTAAAAAATCAAATAATTTTACTTGAAAAGTCGGTAAGTTAGCCATAAGCTCAACGGAGTTTTAGGAATGTAACAAAGGAGAAGTGATATGGCCTTCACCAAAAGCAACCCCAAACAACCAAGGAACACGCTGAATGTCACGAACGAAAGGCTCTTCGAAGCCGTTCGCAAAAGGGCATTTGAACTCTATTGCAAGCGTGGCCACTCTCACGGCAAGGACCGCAACGACTGGTTCGAGGCCGAGAGGCAAGTGAAGAAAGAGTTGGGCGTTTCCCGTTAAGTCCCATTCCCAAAAAAATATTCTTATTGCCAAGTTTTAGAAATCTATTTAGAAGTGTGTCATTGCGAGGAGTGAAGCGACGAAGCGATCTCACGCAATATGGTGTTTTAACTTTTGGTTGGGAGCATTTTTGTTAAAAACCATAAGTATTTCTAGCTTTTTATTTCGCACTTCGTACGAATAAAAANNNNNNNNNNNNNNNNNNNNNNNNNNNNNNNNNNNNNNNNNCTCGCAATGACAAAAAAAGGAGACGTTATGATCATTGGCGTACCGAAAGAGATCAAGACCCGAGAGTATCGTGTGGCGATGGTTCCGGGCGGTGTAAAGGCGCTTGTTGATGCAGGGCACAAGGTGTTCGTTGAAAAAGATGCGGGGATCGGAAGCGGGATACAAGATTCCGAATATTCTGCCGTGGGCGCAACCGTGCTCTCCACGGCAAAAGAGGTCCACGAAAAGGCCGGGATGATAGTTAAGGTCAAAGAGCCCATCGCCGAAGAATATAAATACATGAGGCCCGGGCTTGTCTATTACACGTATCTCCATCTGGCCGCCGACAAGCAGCTTGCCAAGGCGATGATGGAAACAAATGTAACGGGGATCGCCTACGAAACAATTCAGTTGAACGACGGTTCGCTTCCCTTGCTCACACCCATGAGCGAAGTAGCGGGCCGCATGGCAATTCAGGTCGGCGCGCGCTGCCTTGAAAAAGAGCACGGAGGGCGCGGTGTTCTTCTTGGCGGAGTTCCGGGAGTGAAACGCGGCAAGGTTGTCGTTTTAGGCGGCGGCGTGGTCGGAACTAACGCGGCAAAGATGGCGGTTGGTCTCGGGGCCGAAGTTGTTATCATGGATGTAGACCTTAACCGTATGCGTTATTTGGACGATGTATTCGGAAGCAAGATAACAACGGTCTACTCCGATCCTCTATCAATAGAAAAAGCGATACTCAATGCAGACCTTGTTGTTGGCGGTGTGCTGATACCGGGCGCCTCTGCTCCAAGGCTCATCAGAAAAAGCCACCTGTCCAAGATGAAAAAGGGCTCGGTTATAGTCGACGTGTCGGTCGATCAGGGCGGTTGCGTAGAGACGGCCAAGCCTACAACTCATGATCATCCTACATTTGAGGTTGACGGCGTCATTCATTATTGTGTGGCAAATATGCCGGGTGCGGTCCCTTACACATCGACCTTTGCTTTGACCAACTCAACCCTCAAGTACGCGGTCCGCATTGCCAATAACGGTCTTGCTAAGGCGCTTGCAACAACGCCGGAACTTGCCAAGGGTGTGAATATTCATAACGGCAAGTGTGTTTACAAGGCGGTGGCGGAGAGCCTTAATCTTGAATATAGCGAAATGAAGTGGTAAAGCGCTGTCATTGCGAGGAGCGGAAGCGACGAAGCAATCTCCTGCGGGGGGATTGCCGCGCCCCTTCGGGGCTCGCAATGACACGCTAAATATAGTACTTCCATAATAAGTATACAAATAAAAGCGCGAGCGACACGTAAACGATCTTTTGCACGAACGTGTCGCCGCGCTTTATTGCTAGATGGCTTCCGATAAGGTTCCCGCAGATGTTCGCCCCCGCCATTACAACGCCTATCTTATAATCGATATGTCCGGAGAGCATGAATGTGAAGAAGGCGCCAATGTTAGATGCCAGATTGAACGTCTTGGCCGTTGCGGACGACTGTACCGCCGGAATGCCCAGGAAAATGACCAGCGCAACTATCAAAAAAGTGCCGGTCCCGGGTCCAAAGAAGCCGTCGTAGATACCGATCGTCGAGCAGATGAGAATAGTGGGAAGAATTCTGTCATTCCAGCGGAAGCGGGAATCTAGAGCATGTGATCGAGGTCCCCGCTTATGCGGGGACGACAGATTACTTCTGCATACGAACATCAGGATGGCGGCAGGTGGAAGAAGAACCACCAAGACCTTTGCAAGATAGATCTGCGGAATTACCAGCGCTATCCTGGCGCCGAGCACAGAACCCAAAAGGGCGAAAGGGATACCGGTAAGGGCCGTTTTCCAGACCACCTTTGCGTTACGGTGGAAGTTGGCGAGCGCAAATGTGGTGCCGCATGTCGACTGCATCTTGTTGGTGCCAAGGGCTATGTGGGCTGGAAGTCCGTATGCAAGAAGGGCTGGAAGGCTTATAAGTCCTCCACCTCCGGCGATGGAGTCGATAAGCCCTGCGAAGAAAGCGGCCAATACCAAAAGTGTCAGGGCGAACATCATATCAATATTCTCTGTCATTCCGGCGAAAGCGGAAATCCGGTGCGTTCACTAGGTCCCCGCTCACGCGGGGATGACATATTTATGCGGAGGATTTACTTAATAGTTCGCGAGTAAGCTTTTTGCCCAGTTCAACTCCCGGCTGATCGAACGGATTTATGCCGTAAAGCTTGCCGGTGACCGCGGTTTGGATCTGATACATCATTAAAAGTTCGCCCATCGAGCGTGCCGACATCTCCGGCAATGTGACGCCTATCACCGGACGGCCTACCTGTTGCAGGGCCTTTACGGTAGAGGTCTGTTCGGCATGGATCACCTCTCCTAGGTCCCGGCCGGCAAGATATGAGAACTCCTTGGAGACGTTGGTCGGAATAGGGACCTGCGTCTTGAACTTTTCAACGCCCAAGATCGTGAGTATCTTATTGTTGGGGCCTTCCATGTAGAGCTGTAACTGAGAATGTTGGTCTGTGACCCCGGTTGCCTTTATAGGGGTTGGCCCGAGCCCGTTCTTGCCAAGGCTCTCCGCCCATAACTGTGCGTACCAGTCTGAAAAGAAAGAGAGAGAATCGGAGTAGCTCATCATTATGGAGATGGGCTTTTTCTTGGCCACATCCATTAAATAATGGATGGAGCCGTTCATGACCGCTGGATTTTCTTCGATCGAAGATGTTTTGCACCGTTCCACCATGTCGGCGGCCCCGACTAAGAGTCCGTTTATATCGATACCAACGCAAGCCGCCGGCAAAAGACCAACCGACGAAAGAACCGAGAACCTGCCGCCCACATCCTGCGGGACCGAGAAACTCTGAATGCCTTCTTGCTGGGCGATAGCGCGCAATGGCCCGCTGGTGGCATCGGTCGTGATAATCACATGATCTTTCCATCCTCTAACGCCGA
This genomic stretch from Deltaproteobacteria bacterium CG11_big_fil_rev_8_21_14_0_20_49_13 harbors:
- the ald gene encoding alanine dehydrogenase, translating into MIIGVPKEIKTREYRVAMVPGGVKALVDAGHKVFVEKDAGIGSGIQDSEYSAVGATVLSTAKEVHEKAGMIVKVKEPIAEEYKYMRPGLVYYTYLHLAADKQLAKAMMETNVTGIAYETIQLNDGSLPLLTPMSEVAGRMAIQVGARCLEKEHGGRGVLLGGVPGVKRGKVVVLGGGVVGTNAAKMAVGLGAEVVIMDVDLNRMRYLDDVFGSKITTVYSDPLSIEKAILNADLVVGGVLIPGASAPRLIRKSHLSKMKKGSVIVDVSVDQGGCVETAKPTTHDHPTFEVDGVIHYCVANMPGAVPYTSTFALTNSTLKYAVRIANNGLAKALATTPELAKGVNIHNGKCVYKAVAESLNLEYSEMKW
- a CDS encoding glucose-6-phosphate isomerase (catalyzes the formation of D-fructose 6-phosphate from D-glucose 6-phosphate), coding for CDNIDPDYFGAMLKIIDWRETCVNVISKSGKTTETMAQFYIIRDILNKKFGVRGWKDHVIITTDATSGPLRAIAQQEGIQSFSVPQDVGGRFSVLSSVGLLPAACVGIDINGLLVGAADMVERCKTSSIEENPAVMNGSIHYLMDVAKKKPISIMMSYSDSLSFFSDWYAQLWAESLGKNGLGPTPIKATGVTDQHSQLQLYMEGPNNKILTILGVEKFKTQVPIPTNVSKEFSYLAGRDLGEVIHAEQTSTVKALQQVGRPVIGVTLPEMSARSMGELLMMYQIQTAVTGKLYGINPFDQPGVELGKKLTRELLSKSSA